Proteins encoded within one genomic window of Candidatus Thermoplasmatota archaeon:
- a CDS encoding heme exporter protein CcmB yields the protein MRAAFLVAAKDLRVEGRTRDLVNAMLLLALLVLAVGLVAYHDLHERAVVASGVLWTAVVFASALASARSFANERDRGTLDVLLGAPADRGDIFLGKTIAHATLLLAVETAVLPLYAWLSPDLGGVALGTLAVIAVLATVGLAAAATILAAVATAARAREALVPVLLLPVAMPVVISAIHATTAAFEGAGLSEVAGEAALLAGFAIIVLALGWYLFEEVVA from the coding sequence ATGAGGGCGGCGTTCCTGGTGGCCGCGAAGGACCTTCGCGTCGAAGGCCGCACGCGCGATCTCGTGAACGCGATGCTGCTCCTCGCCCTCCTCGTCCTCGCGGTCGGGCTCGTCGCCTACCACGACCTCCACGAGCGCGCCGTCGTGGCGTCCGGCGTGCTCTGGACGGCGGTGGTCTTCGCGAGCGCCCTCGCCTCCGCGCGGTCGTTCGCGAACGAGCGCGACCGGGGTACGCTCGACGTCCTCCTCGGGGCGCCCGCCGACCGCGGCGACATCTTCCTGGGGAAGACGATCGCCCACGCGACGCTCCTCCTTGCGGTCGAAACGGCTGTGCTGCCGCTCTACGCGTGGCTTTCCCCGGACCTCGGCGGCGTCGCGCTCGGGACGCTCGCGGTCATCGCCGTCCTCGCGACGGTGGGGCTTGCGGCCGCGGCGACCATCCTTGCGGCCGTCGCGACGGCGGCTCGAGCGCGGGAAGCGCTCGTTCCCGTGCTCCTGCTTCCCGTCGCGATGCCGGTCGTCATCTCCGCCATCCATGCGACGACGGCCGCGTTCGAAGGCGCGGGACTTTCGGAGGTCGCGGGTGAAGCAGCCTTATTGGCCGGGTTCGCCATCATCGTCCTCGCCCTCGGATGGTATCTCTTCGAGGAGGTCGTCGCATGA
- a CDS encoding CcmD family protein, whose protein sequence is MADDLLTFAFAFSAVWIALGAYLVRLHRLSERLAREIAHLEDAARTSGESPSTRKE, encoded by the coding sequence TTGGCCGACGACCTCCTGACGTTCGCGTTCGCCTTCTCCGCCGTGTGGATCGCCCTGGGAGCGTACCTTGTGCGGCTCCACCGCCTTTCGGAGCGCCTCGCGCGGGAGATCGCGCACCTCGAAGATGCCGCGAGAACGTCCGGGGAAAGCCCAAGTACGCGGAAGGAGTGA
- the ccsA gene encoding cytochrome c biogenesis protein CcsA — protein sequence MNGRTVLVAVAVVAMLAHVVLALVVAPQAKGFVAPVTQRIFYFHVPSAWIGYLAFAVTAFASARFLHAPAARWDHLARSSAEVGTVFSVVALVTGLAWSRLEFAGYDPFTDAKVITLVVLILAYLAYLSLRAGVADDDRRGRLAAVFGLLAVVGVPLSYLASSVSIHPDFTRPGSGLDPGLGIYLGFGVVAFTLLYAALAALRYDLAVLEARLVAASETLER from the coding sequence ATGAACGGGCGGACAGTCCTCGTCGCCGTCGCCGTCGTCGCGATGCTCGCGCACGTCGTCCTCGCGCTCGTCGTCGCCCCTCAGGCGAAGGGCTTCGTCGCGCCGGTGACGCAGCGCATCTTCTACTTCCACGTTCCATCCGCATGGATCGGATACCTCGCCTTCGCGGTCACGGCCTTCGCGAGCGCCCGCTTCCTCCACGCGCCCGCCGCGCGCTGGGACCACCTCGCCCGGTCGAGCGCGGAGGTCGGTACCGTGTTCAGCGTGGTCGCGCTCGTCACAGGCCTCGCATGGAGCCGGCTCGAGTTCGCAGGCTACGATCCGTTCACGGACGCGAAGGTCATCACGCTCGTCGTGCTCATCCTCGCGTATCTCGCTTACCTCTCGTTGAGGGCGGGCGTCGCCGACGACGATCGACGTGGCCGTCTCGCGGCCGTCTTCGGGCTCCTCGCCGTCGTGGGCGTGCCGCTCTCCTACCTCGCCTCGAGCGTCAGCATCCATCCCGACTTCACGCGGCCGGGATCCGGCCTGGACCCGGGCCTCGGCATCTACCTTGGCTTCGGCGTTGTCGCGTTCACGCTCCTCTACGCGGCCCTCGCCGCCCTCCGTTACGATCTTGCCGTCCTCGAGGCGCGCCTCGTCGCGGCCTCCGAAACCCTGGAGAGATGA